CGACCGCCGCGCCGGGACGCGACCGAGGCCCGCCTCGCCGGCCAGCGCGGCGACACAGTCCGGGTCCAGGCGGCGGTCGTTGCGGAGAATGGCCAACACGTGCTCGCTGTCGCCGCCCGTGCGCTCCGCTGCCTCCGTGAACGCGCTCGCGGCTGCTACCACCCGCGCCGGCATCGAAAGCTGGCTGCCCGCCAGGCCTCGGTGGTAGCCGCGGCCGTCGATAGCCTCGTGGTGCGCGCTGGCGACGTCGCCGATCGCCCGCAGGCTCTCCGAGCGCGCAAGAATGCGCTCCGTGTAGTAGGAATGGAGGCGAACGCGCTCGAAGTCCGTCTCGCTCCATTTCGCGCCTCGCTCCAGGAGCATGCCCGGCACTGCGACGAGTCCGGCGTCGTGCGCCAGGGCCGCGCGGCGGGCGAGCGTCACCTCCTCGTCGTTCAGCCGCAGTCGCTTCGCAAGCGCCTGCGCCAGCTCGGCGGTCCGGCGGGAGTGCGTGACAGTGGCCGTGGACTTGAGGTCTACGATGTCTGCGAGGGCCAGCGCGAAGTCATCCAACGCCGAGTCCTCGACATAACGCGCGGGCGGCGGTTCGAGGTCCAGGACAGAGGCCCATGACTCCTGATCCTGGAGAGCCTCCCAGAACCTGGCGTCTCCGCACAGCTCCACGGCCGCCGCTGCCACTACCGGGTCGAAGGACTTGCCCTTGCGGGCTGTGGCCGCCTCCTTCGCCGCGGCCACGCCGCGCTCCGAGACGAAGACCTCCACGATCATGCCCACATTCACGATGCGGGCCGGCAGGGGGATGTCCTCCCCCTTGAGCCTGTGCGGCCCCTTGCCGTTCCAGAGCTCGCAGATGTGGTACAGCGCCGCTTGTGTGGGCTCGGACATGCCCAGGCGCGCGGCGACCGCCGAACCGACTTCCGAGCAGCCCTGGTCGATGTCCTCGAAGGCCTTCTCTCCCCTGGCCAGCAGTTGCAGCATTCGCAGCCCGCGCGAGGGCATCGGGTGTCCCTTCGCCACATTGCGCCGCATCCAGCCAAAGAGCTGGCCGAAATTGTCCGGGTCGCACAGGCAGAAGTCCTTCTGCGCCGACAGTTCGTCGCTGGCAATGAAGGCCGCGAAGTCCGCCGCGCCGGCAGTGCAGCCCGCATGCACGAGGAGGGAGGTGAAGTATACGTCTGGTAGCTGGCCGGCCGGGACGCCTAGCCGCGCGGCCAGGGCCATCGCTACGCGCGTCGTGCGCAGCACGTGGCCCATCGGCTGGCCGCGGCCGAGGTCGCCGGCGAAGGACAGGGAACCGAGGAGTTCTGCCAGCCGGATCCTGTCGCTCACGGGGTCCGCGCCGCCTCTGAAGATAGGATCAACGTCCCATGCCGCCGATCTATAGCAGCGATAGCCTCCTGGTGACAACAACCACGGGAGGATTTCGACGTGATTCGCATCGAGTTGAGCACCCAGATCAGCCGGCCCAGGGACGAGGTCTTTGAATTCCTGACGGACGTCGGCAAACTGCCGAAATGGCAGACCGGCGTCGTGCAGTCCAAGGCAGTCAGCGAAGGCGCCATGCGCGTGGGCTACCAGTTCGAGGAAACGGCAAAGGTCGCCTTCTGGAAGCTGCACACCGTCTGCGCGGTCACCGACATCAAGGCCAACGAACGCTTCGCCTTCACGGCCAAGTCGAACGGCCCAATCGACTACCATGGCCAGTTCGACCTCCAGCCGGTGGCGGGCGGGACCCGCCTCTCGGTCACGGGGTCGGTGAACCTGAAGGGCCTCTGGAAGCTCCTCCAGCCCGTCCTCGCGGGTGACCTCCGCAAGGAGACGCGGGCAGAGCTGGAGACGATCCGCCGCCTGCTGGAGGCCGGCGCGCCGGCGCCCAACGGTCGGGAGACGGGCGAGTCGCGGGCCTGACGGAAGAGCCTGATGTTTACGGTTGGATAGCCGCAGTCGCAGCGACAGACAACGACTACGTCATCGACCTGCGGTCTGCACAGACCGGCCCGGGCCTTCGTCAGCGAGAAGCCTTTCGAGCAACCTGCGTCCTCGGGTGTGAGCGGACGGCGTTCGAGGATGTGGCCTGGCGCCATGGGGCGGTTCCAGGGGCCCCTGGGCGAGGCTTACCTTAGAATGACGGCGCGTCCCTCAGGAGGTAGCCGTGCCCGTCGACTTCGAGCGCCGCGGACAGATCGCGGTCATCACCCTGAACCGGCCCGAGAAGCTCAACGCGCTCGATACAGACATGATGCTGCGTCTGGGCGAGATCTGGGAGGAGTTCCGGGACGATGACGGCCTGCACGTGGCGATCGTCACCGGGGCCGGCGAGCGGGCGTTCTGTAGCGGCCGCGACCTCGCCGCCGGCGCGCCCGGCTCTCCCGAACACTATCGCGCCGCGAAGGCGCGCGGCGAGGAAGTACTGCCTCCCGGCTCCGAGTTCACGCCGAAGGACATCTGGAAGCCGATAATCGCTGCTATCAACGGCCATTGCCTCGCCGCTGGCTTTGCCCTGGCCCTGGCCTGCGATATCCGCATCGCCGCTACCCACGCCACCATCGGCACCTCGGCGGCCAAGCGGGGCCTCCTCGCCGGCGGCGGCCAGATCCAGCGCCTGGCCCGCTATGTGCCCTTCGGCCGGGCGCTCGAGATGCTCCTCGTCTCGGACGCCATCGACGCGGAGACCGCGTACCAGATCGGCCTCGTGAACCGCGTGGTCCCTCTGCCGGAGCTCATGCCGGCCGCGATCGCCCTCGCCGAGCGCATCTGCGAGAACGCGCCCCTGGCGGTGCAGGCGACGAAAGAGGTCGCCTACCGTGGCGTCTTCGATATGCAGTTCGAGGAGGCGATGAAGCTGGAGGCGGAGTACTACAACAAGATGCTCGAGACGGAAGACGTCCTGGAAGGCGCGCGCGCCTTCCAGGAGCGCCGCAAGCCCGAGTTCAAGGGCAGGTAAGGTGAGCATGAGTCTGCGGCCGCTCCGCCCCGAAGACGCGGACGCCTGCGTTGCCGTCATCCGCACGCTGCCGGACTTCTTCGGGTACGAGCCCGGGGTCGAGCAAGCGGCGATGGACCTGCGGAAGCAGGCGGGATGGGTGGCGGAGGCGGACGGAGCCGTCGTGGGGTTCGCGACCTGGGCGCCGCGCACGGAGGCGACGGCGGAGATCACGTGGATGGCGGTCGAGGGCGGGAGGCGGCGTCAAGGTATCGGGACCGCGGTCCTCGAACGCCTTATTGGGGACCTCGAGGCGCGCGGCTTCAGGCTCGCTCTGGCCATGACCTCCGCCGGCCCCAAGCCGCCGGACGCAGCGCGGGACACCTACGGGCCAACCCGCGCCTTCTGGAGGGCGCGAGGCTTCTATCCGCTCATCGAGCTGGACATATGGGAGACGGACTTCGCGCTTCTCCAGGTGCGGCCGCTGACCGGAGCCTGAGGGGACAGGAGGAGAGATGGAACGCGGACAGGGAAAGGGCCGGCTCGAAGGCATGGTGGCCGTCGTCACAGGCGCGGGGTCGAGCGGGCCTGGCATCGGCAACGGACGCGCCACCGCCGTCCTCTTCGCCCGCGAAGGCGCGAAGGTCGCCCTGGTGGACAACCACCTCGAGCGCGCCGGGGAGACGCTCGACCTGATCGCGAAGGAGCGTGGCGGCACGGCCGATGACGTCGCCTTCGCGGTCGAAGCCGACGTCACCATCGACGCGGACTGCAAGCGCGTAGTCGAAGAGACCATCTCGCGCTTCGGCCGCCTCGATATCCTCGACAACAACGTCGGCATCGGCATGGGCAACGTCAGCGTCGTCGACGTCACCGAGGAGATGTGGGACTGGGTGATGACGGTGAACGTGAAGAGCATGGTGCTCATGTCCAAGCACGCCATCCCGGCGATGCGCGCCAGCGGCGGCGGCGCGATCATCAACATCTCCTCCCTCTCGGCCCTGCGGCCGCGAGGCCTCACGCCCTATTCGACCTCGAAGGGGGCGGTGATTGCGCTGACGAAGGCCATGGCCGTCGACCACGCGAAGGACAACATCCGCGTGAACTGCATCGCGCCGGGGCCGGTGTACACGCCGATGGTGGCGCGCAACATGACGCCGGAGTTGCGCGAGCTGCGGGCGAAGACCGCGCCGCTCGCCTTCGAGGGCAACGCCTGGGACATCGCCTGGGCGGCCGTCTACTTCGCGAGCCAGGAGTCGCGCTGGGTGACGGGGCAGGTGCTCACGGTGGACGGCGGCCTGAGCCTGGTGGCGCCGGCGCGCTGACGGCCTTAAGAGCTTAGGCCTACCGTTGGCTGGCCCCGTAAAGTTATCGCTGCGGGCGCGACGATGTCAGCAGGCAGTGGACGGCGGAGTAGGCCGAGTTCAACGTAGCGCAGTCGTGTTCAGCTCCAGACGACCACGGCGCGATGTATAGCATCTAGGTGTCGTCTCATGAGACTGTTAACTTCGGCATTGAAGGCGTCAACTTCACCACCGGTTACAGTCAAGACCTGGCCGCTCTCCATTCGCTGCCGTGCGACATATTTGCAGAATGCTTCCGCCATTAGTTCGGCTAGCATCAGGCTGCCATGAGAGGTTTCCATGCCTTCTCCGCCGGAGCGTAGATACCGCTTTGTGGCCGGGAAGTCGACGTATACGTTGATTGTGCCGTCCATGAGACTAACTCGCTGCGTCGGATTCACCGTCTCGTCGAAGACAATGTCCCTGAAGACTCCACGCCGGCTTCCTTGGAGATGGGTTCGCTTGGTTGGGCGAACCTTCTGGCTCACTCTCAGTTCTGCGAAATCCGTTGCTGGCCCCAACTCGACTTCGATAACACCGTAGTCTCCATAGTTGGAGCCTTGAGCTTCAAATGTGCCGTAGAATAGGCCCTCGTACTTTGGATGCGTTCGAAGCTCAATCTCGGGCGTTGATAACTGAACTCCTTTGCAGTCAGCGAGTGATATCCAGCAGACTGGTCCGTGTTTGTCCAGTAGCACCTGGCTTGCATATACTGTGAACGTCCTCGGGAGGCCTGGCTCAGTGTTTGCGACCGCTGGCCTGACTGCCAGCGTCTCAACATGTAGGGCCCGATTAATTGCCCAAGCTGGGAGATCTTCTAACTCCTGCTCGGCAAGCTCATTCAACAACTTGCATAATTCTTGTACTTTGGTTCTGTAGCGCTCCCTTGTGTCTATCCGTCGTTCACCCTGCAATTCGCGGCGTTTGGCCTCGACCAACTCACGAAGAATCGCGCTTAATTCCCGCTCCAACCGCTGGCAAAGATGATGTCGCCAGTCAAGTCCGTTACGATTCGGGTTTAGAATCCCGAACTCTTTCATTCGTAGCAATTGCGCGATACCAGGACAGTCTACTGTACCGAAGAAATACTGAGCAGCGTCTTCACCTTCGTAACCGAAGAGACGGTTATCTAAGTTCGTGCCTTCCGTTTTGACGACAAGTCCCGCCAGCGATCCCGGATCGCTGGGCTTAAAATAGAGACGCTCCTTGCTCTCGTAGACTTTTATCGAGACCTCGCCAAGGCCATCCAAGTGCTTCGTTAAATCAACCCTTAGGTTTCCCTCCAAGGGGGAGAATGCCAGATCCTTGGACCTTGCCGTGGCCCCATCCTCCAATCTCAGTCTCACTGTTCGGTCGGGTCTGGACAGTATGTCTCGGAGGGCAAAGTGAGTTGAGATCTGTCTTTCCAAGGTGTCAAACGCGGGGCACTTGACCTTGTCGGAAAGCACCTCGATAGAGACGGTCGTCCCGGTCGCGGCCCCTGTAAACTGTTCAATAGCCACTTCTCGACATCTCGGCCGGCCCTCTTCCACGAAGATGTCAACAATACTCTCGCGTCCGCCGCGTGTTGTGCGGATCCTACCCCGTCCGAGTGCCACTATTGCTTCCTTCAGCCCCCGCCCAAACAAGCCGCGAACGCTTTGGCCCTGGAGTATCCCACTTGTGGACGCTGCGAACTTGATAGCGTCGTGAAGTTTCGACCAATCCATGCCCTCTGCTTCGTCCGATACCTCCAAGAACCTGCATATACCTCCCTTTTCGCGGCGGATCGTCAGCGAAATTCGACCTGATCCGGGTTGCCCATTCTCCTCGAGGCGCCGATAGCTGTCATCGCTGTTTGTCATGAGTTCCACGACGGCATCCAGCAAGCCCTTAATTGTTCCCTGGGCGAGCTGAGAAACAATTTGCGGGTCGATAGGGAGGTCGTAGGTCTGGAGATCGCTCATTTCGAATCCCTAGGAACGTATCAAGAGGTTCGCGCACGCGGCTATGAATTGCTTGACTTGCTCGTCGTTGTAGGCTGATGCTGCCTCCTCGTAGGCACGGAGGTTCTGCCGAAGCACACGGCGCGGGGTCTCAAGGGTTGCGCCGAAGAGCACACGCAGTTCCATTTGAGTCGGTTTAAATTGGGACGGGTCCGATTTGAAGCTTTGGAAGGCTGCTGAGGCCCGTATGCTCCTCAGCAGGGCCTCGTGCCGCTCCCTTATGTGCCTGGTGTTTGAGGCAGGCGGCGGAGTTGACTCTGCACCGTTCGCCAACTCCCTTCGCGTCCGGTCTGCGGCCCTTTTCCCAGCCGGCGTTAGGACAAAGCCTTGCTTTACGTTTCCTGCCAGCCATCCTTTATCGGTACGGCATCGGAGCCAGGCCTTGTTGACGCGCGCAGAGTCTGGCCATTCGGGGTAGCGCTTTAGCCCGAAGGCCTCAGGAAACCTTGAGAAGCATTCGAATACCAGCCGCTCAAACGTACACTCCTCTCCCTTGCTGATGACCTCATCAGCGCAGAATATGACTAGGTCATCGATTGGAGCCCTGATGCTTTGACCCGGCACCTTACCGCAATTAGCCCTAACGACTGTCTGGCTCGCCCAGATTGTACCCCTCTGCTGGGCATGATCGCTACGCAGAACTCTGGGCAAGCCGGGAAACACCCGTACAGATGATCGTCGTCATCGGGGCGGGCGTGGTCGGCCTGGCCGTCGCCATGGAGCTGGCGGCGCGCGACCAGGTCATCGTGCTCGAGCGCAACCACGCCATCGGCCTGGAGACCAGTTCGCACAACAGCGGCGTCATCCACTCGGGCATCTACTACCCGACCGGCAGCCTCAAGCACCGCCTCTGCCTCGAAGGCAACCGCCTGCTCTACGAGTGGGCGCAGTCGCACTCGGTGCGGACGAAGCGCACGGGCAAGATCATGGTCGCGACCGCCGAGGACGAAATCGAAGCGCTCGAGGGCGTGCTCAGGCAGGCGCAGGCGAACGAAGTGCCGGGCGTACGGCGGCTCTCCGTCGCGGAGGCCTGCGAGCTCGAGCCGTCGCTCCGTTGTGTCGCCGCCCTCTTCTCCGAGACCTCGGGCGTCGTTGACCAGGCCGGCCTCATGCGATCCCTCGCCTCGGAGCTGCAGTCGCGTGGCGGCATCGTCGCGCTGAACCACGAGGTCGTGGCCGCCGAGCGCCGAGGCGCCGGCTTCTCGCTCGCCGTCCGCGACGCCGACGGCACGGGCAGCAAGTTCGAGTGCGACCTCCTGGTGAATAGCGCCGGCCTGGCGGCGGACAGGGTGGCAGCAATGCTGGGCTACGACCTCGACGGCACGGAGACTACGCCCCGCCTGCGCCAGGGCCTGAACAAGGGCCGCTACTATGACATCGTGACGCCGGAGAAGGCGCGCGGGCTGCGCCACCTCATTTACCCCGTGCCGCAGCACCGGCAGGGAGGCCTGGGCGTACACCTCACGCTCGACATCGACGGCGGCGCCCATCTGGGGCCGGACACGGAGTGGCTGCCCGACGGCTGCGCCCTCGACTACCGCGCCGACGACCTCCGCCGCGATGCCTTCCTCGAGGCCGCCCGCCGCTTCCTGCCCTCGCTCGAGCGCGATGACATCGCGCCCGGCCAGGTGGGTTACCGGCCGAAGCTGCAGCGCCCGGGCGAGGACATGGCCGACTTCCTCATCTGGCACGACCGCGGTTACGTGCACCTCGGCGGCATCGAGTCGCCCGGGCTCACCTCGAGCCTGGCCATCGCCCGCCACGTGGCAGGACTCCTCTGAAGTGGCGCCATGAAAGGATGCAAGGGCGGAGCAGGCTGCGCGCAGGCAGCGCTCATGAAACGATGTAAGGGCGCCGGACGCCGCACCCTTACGAAGCCCCGGCGGCCCCGAGGGTTAGTTCGCCCGAGATGGCGCGGCGTCTGCCCGATCCCGGAATCCAGGGCCCAGAGTCTAACGGCCAACCTGCCATGCTGATGCCGCAGGTCTTCCTGCCCGCCGGTACCTGGAACCTGCGCGCCGGCCAGACGCCGGAGGCCGTGCTCGAGACGGCGCGGCGCGCCGAGGCGGCGGGCATCGATGGCGTCTTCGCCGGCGACCACATCTCCTTTCATGGCCTCGGCAACGACGGCCTCATGAACCTGGCGCCCATTGCCGCCGTCACCAGCCGGCTTCTCCTGCGCACAAGCGTCTACCTGCTGCCGCTCCGCCATCCGCTGGAGGTGGCGCTCCAGTGCGCCATGCTCGACCACCTATCGGGCGGGCGCTTCAGCCTCGGCGTCGGCGTTGGCGGCGAGGACCCGCGCGAGTTCGAGGCCATGGGGATCGACCCGAGGCGCCGCGGCCGCCGCATGGACGAGGCGCTGCACCTGCTGCAGCGCCTGTGGACGGAGGACTCGGTCTCCTACCACGGCCGCCACTTTCGCCTGGAGGATGTCGGCCTGGAGCCGAAGCCTGCCTTTGGCGTGCGCGTGTTCATCGGCGGCCGCTCTGACGCCGCCTTGCGCCGGGCTGGGCGCTACGGCGACGGCTGGACGGGCCTCTGGGTGTCGGTCCGGCGCTTCATCGAGGCGAAGGAGAAGATCGCCGAGGCCGCCATGGCCGCCGGGCGCGACCCCGCGGACATCGAGCTCGGGCTGCAGGTCTGGGTCGGCGTGAACGAGGAGCCGGACGTGGCGCGGGCGCTGCTAGGCTCGCGCATGGAAGACTTCTACCGTCAACCCTTCGAGTCGTTCGAGCGCTACGCCCCCTATGGCCCGGCGGCGGCGGTCGCCGAGTCCCTGGCGCCCTACGTCGAGGCCGGGGCGCGGCACCTGCACCTCATCCCCGGCGACACCGATCCGTCGGCCGTCCTCGAGGCGGCCGTGGCGGTGCGAGACGCGCTCAGG
The DNA window shown above is from Dehalococcoidia bacterium and carries:
- a CDS encoding NAD(P)/FAD-dependent oxidoreductase — protein: MIVVIGAGVVGLAVAMELAARDQVIVLERNHAIGLETSSHNSGVIHSGIYYPTGSLKHRLCLEGNRLLYEWAQSHSVRTKRTGKIMVATAEDEIEALEGVLRQAQANEVPGVRRLSVAEACELEPSLRCVAALFSETSGVVDQAGLMRSLASELQSRGGIVALNHEVVAAERRGAGFSLAVRDADGTGSKFECDLLVNSAGLAADRVAAMLGYDLDGTETTPRLRQGLNKGRYYDIVTPEKARGLRHLIYPVPQHRQGGLGVHLTLDIDGGAHLGPDTEWLPDGCALDYRADDLRRDAFLEAARRFLPSLERDDIAPGQVGYRPKLQRPGEDMADFLIWHDRGYVHLGGIESPGLTSSLAIARHVAGLL
- a CDS encoding SRPBCC family protein, which codes for MIRIELSTQISRPRDEVFEFLTDVGKLPKWQTGVVQSKAVSEGAMRVGYQFEETAKVAFWKLHTVCAVTDIKANERFAFTAKSNGPIDYHGQFDLQPVAGGTRLSVTGSVNLKGLWKLLQPVLAGDLRKETRAELETIRRLLEAGAPAPNGRETGESRA
- a CDS encoding GNAT family N-acetyltransferase; translation: MSLRPLRPEDADACVAVIRTLPDFFGYEPGVEQAAMDLRKQAGWVAEADGAVVGFATWAPRTEATAEITWMAVEGGRRRQGIGTAVLERLIGDLEARGFRLALAMTSAGPKPPDAARDTYGPTRAFWRARGFYPLIELDIWETDFALLQVRPLTGA
- a CDS encoding SDR family oxidoreductase, whose product is MERGQGKGRLEGMVAVVTGAGSSGPGIGNGRATAVLFAREGAKVALVDNHLERAGETLDLIAKERGGTADDVAFAVEADVTIDADCKRVVEETISRFGRLDILDNNVGIGMGNVSVVDVTEEMWDWVMTVNVKSMVLMSKHAIPAMRASGGGAIINISSLSALRPRGLTPYSTSKGAVIALTKAMAVDHAKDNIRVNCIAPGPVYTPMVARNMTPELRELRAKTAPLAFEGNAWDIAWAAVYFASQESRWVTGQVLTVDGGLSLVAPAR
- a CDS encoding HD domain-containing phosphohydrolase, producing the protein MSDRIRLAELLGSLSFAGDLGRGQPMGHVLRTTRVAMALAARLGVPAGQLPDVYFTSLLVHAGCTAGAADFAAFIASDELSAQKDFCLCDPDNFGQLFGWMRRNVAKGHPMPSRGLRMLQLLARGEKAFEDIDQGCSEVGSAVAARLGMSEPTQAALYHICELWNGKGPHRLKGEDIPLPARIVNVGMIVEVFVSERGVAAAKEAATARKGKSFDPVVAAAAVELCGDARFWEALQDQESWASVLDLEPPPARYVEDSALDDFALALADIVDLKSTATVTHSRRTAELAQALAKRLRLNDEEVTLARRAALAHDAGLVAVPGMLLERGAKWSETDFERVRLHSYYTERILARSESLRAIGDVASAHHEAIDGRGYHRGLAGSQLSMPARVVAAASAFTEAAERTGGDSEHVLAILRNDRRLDPDCVAALAGEAGLGRVPARRSWPAGLTDREVEVLRLVASGMNLRETASRLVISDHTARHHLESIYGKAGVSSRAGLTLFAVEHGLIA
- a CDS encoding LLM class flavin-dependent oxidoreductase, whose protein sequence is MPQVFLPAGTWNLRAGQTPEAVLETARRAEAAGIDGVFAGDHISFHGLGNDGLMNLAPIAAVTSRLLLRTSVYLLPLRHPLEVALQCAMLDHLSGGRFSLGVGVGGEDPREFEAMGIDPRRRGRRMDEALHLLQRLWTEDSVSYHGRHFRLEDVGLEPKPAFGVRVFIGGRSDAALRRAGRYGDGWTGLWVSVRRFIEAKEKIAEAAMAAGRDPADIELGLQVWVGVNEEPDVARALLGSRMEDFYRQPFESFERYAPYGPAAAVAESLAPYVEAGARHLHLIPGDTDPSAVLEAAVAVRDALRDIVAGS
- a CDS encoding enoyl-CoA hydratase-related protein codes for the protein MPVDFERRGQIAVITLNRPEKLNALDTDMMLRLGEIWEEFRDDDGLHVAIVTGAGERAFCSGRDLAAGAPGSPEHYRAAKARGEEVLPPGSEFTPKDIWKPIIAAINGHCLAAGFALALACDIRIAATHATIGTSAAKRGLLAGGGQIQRLARYVPFGRALEMLLVSDAIDAETAYQIGLVNRVVPLPELMPAAIALAERICENAPLAVQATKEVAYRGVFDMQFEEAMKLEAEYYNKMLETEDVLEGARAFQERRKPEFKGR